The genomic stretch CCAGTTTCTTAATCGGAAGGTCAGTTTTCTCATCCATATCGTCAGCTTTCTCGTCAAGAAAGACCGTTACCTGCTCTTCTAAATCAAAGGGGCTGCCGATCGTTGATTTGGAAACCCCGTCTAATCCAACTGTACGAATAAAATAATCAAAATCCCCTTCATTGCTTAAGGTTGCGGAAGTGAACACTACTGGCAGCTTCTTTTGAAATAAATGCTGGTTTAACTGTTCGCTTATGTTACGAGGAACAATCCAAAAGCTCCCATCTTTTCTATTCAGCCATGGTATATTGCTTTCTTCCCCCTCTTTAAGGAAACTGTCCAATGCCCTGATTGCTCTTTCCATTTGTCCTTCGTAGGCTTGAATAAGATGTGCCGGTACAGATTCAAAATACAGTTCCTGTTCTATCTGTAATTCCAGAAGAAGTCCATCCAATGCTTTTCGAAAGAGAAGAGCCGCTTTTAAAAGGTCTTCCTTTCTATTTATAGACAGCCGCTCTGTACTTTCAACCCTTATAACAGATTTCTTTGCAACCAAAAAGAACTGCCTCATTGTTTGATTCATCCTGACAGTTGCTGTCATCAAGGAATTTCTGGCTCCCTGAATCTCTTCGAATACCTCAACAATGGACTCCATATCCTCTTTATCAATCTGATACCCTGCCTGAATAGATGCCGGCAGCAAAACCTTATGACCTTCATCAAATACTACTGCACTATAGCCTGGTAGTATAGGTAATTTCCCTTCTGCCAAAAGTTCTGTACGAGTCCATAAATCCTTGAAAAAGGTTTCATGATCAACAATAATCAAATCTCTGGCAGCTCTGTAATGTTCTCTTGCTTTCACTAATTTACAATAACCACGATTAAGGCAGGTACCACAATCCATTCCTTCGTCCCAGGAAATCTTCTTCCAAATTCCATCCGGTATAGTAGGCATTTCCGAACGCTCTCCAAGTTTTGATTGGCTCATCCACTGTTTAATCTCATCTGCCATCCTATTCTGCTCACTTGTATACTCTTCCATTTTCACATCACAAATATATTGTCCTGGATCTTTCGCCATACGAGCATCAATCCCTATTCCCAACAGCTTTGATAATCTATTGTAATCCCCTTCCGGATGGACCAGCTGCTCTTGCAGCGCCGCCGAAGCACATGCAATTACAACGGGTTTACCGCTCATTCTGGCATAAGGAATTGCGGACAGCAGGTAAGCAATTGTCTTACCGGTTCCAAGTCCTGCCTCTGCCAGATGAACCTGCTTTTCACAAAAGGCATCTGCAATCTGAAATGCTGTAAATATCTGTTCATCACGTACTTCATACCCATGGTCTGGCAAAATGTCGTATAGAACATCCCCTATCCATTCAACCAGCTTTTCATGGAATTCTGTTTTATTCTTATAATCAAAAGGTTCAATCCTTCGCGCGCACATATCTGATCTCCTGTAAAATGAAAAATTCCCTTATCTCCAATATTCTATTGTATGGGATAAAATTGCAATAGTCTCTATTATATCGGAATCCTCCATAAAATCAAACTGTTTTTATTAACTAATATACTTGATAGTTATTAAATACTGTTTTTCTTGATTATTACTCCTTTATACTTCCATAATTCTTTCACCCCTGATGTAAACCTTTCCTGCTTTAAAACTCCTTTATGATATTTATTTTAGTTTAATCCATGTTTACATTTTTATCCAGTCTTTCTCTTTACCTTGTAGAAGATGCTTCTCAAACGGCGCGCGACATTTAGGAGTTCTTCAATAATTGAAAGAAAGCAGGTAAAAATTATGGCAACAATTCCAGCTTGGCCTGTCTTAAGTACAGGCAACTCCGGAAAAAATGTAAGCGCACTTCAGTGCTTGCTGGTTTTCCGGGGGTATTCCCTCACCATTGACGGAAGCTTTGGGTCAGGCACCCAAACCGCAGTAATTAATTATCAAAGCAGCAAAGGACTCTCAGCAGATGGTGTTGCCGGAGCAAACACATTATCCGCATTGGTAGCCACCGTACAAAATGGTTCCAGTAATTATGCGGCAAGAGCCGCCCAGTATCTCCTTAGCAAGTTTGAGTCGATTGCAGTTGATGGTGTCTTTGGTTCCAATTCAACGACTGTCACGAAAACTTTCCAGCAGAAGATGGGTATCTCAGATGATGGTATCATCGGTTCCACCACCTGGCAGTATCTATTTGGTTATGAGGTTTATCCTTCTTCCGGTAGCGGATCCCTTTATATCAGCAACAGTTATCTGACACTGAGCCAAATGGCAGTAAATGCCCAGTATATCCTTAATTATCTGCGTGGTAAAGGCTGGACCAAAAATGCAGTATGCGGAATGCTTGGAAATATGCAGACAGAAAGCACGATTAATCCAGGTATCTGGCAGGGACTTAATGCAAACAATACCAGCGGTGGCTTTGGTTTAGTTCAATGGACCCCGGCAACGAAATATATCAGCTGGGCTCAGAGCAATAATTATACAGTAGCCGATATGGACAGTCAGCTGCTCCGTATCCTGTATGAGGTAAGTGCAGGCATTCAGTACTATCCTACCTCCGCCTATAATCTTACATTTACCCAATTCACCAAATCCACAGAAAGCGCTTATTACCTGGCTGGTGCATTTTTGCATAATTACGAGAGACCGGCAAATTCTTCACAGGATCAGGTACGAGGTAATCAAGGCACTTATTGGTTTAATACCTTGACTTAAAGATTAGGTGATATTGCTTCCTTTACTTAATTGTCTTGTAAAAAAGGAGCAGACTGTTTCCCTTTTTAACCGGGGTAAAGGCTGCTCCTTTTATTATATTAACGTATCTATATTAACATCAGTTAGAGCGTATCAGAAAATCATTGCTCTATTTTGTCCCCTCTGCATTGGTATATACTGCATTGTGATTTATGATATAACCCTTTGATTAAATTGTAACGTAACAGTGAATTTGAATGTAAAGTAAAAGTGGAGCTGTTTGCAATGAAAGGATTTAATCCTCCCAATACTTCTGCTCCGGCAGATAAAACCGCTGTATGTCACTGTAATTAAGCTGTGCTTCGAAATGATCGCTTCCGGTTGCATGCACGGCCGGCAGGCTAAATACGATGCCGTCTTCTTTCAAAAAACAAGTAACATTATCCGCTATACTAAATGGATCTACGGTTTGATAATCTGGCGATTGAAGGCTGAGCATCTGGGAAAAGCTATCCTTATCGTAAGAGGTTACAGGGTCCGTAGGAAAATACGCTTTTTCAAAAAATACCTTTTCAAACTCCTCATTGGTATTATACAAATCTTTCAATGTCATTTCTTTCATTTCTTGTAAGTCTATGTTGATTGGTATGAGATTGCTGGTGGGATATGCGCTGCCCTCCAGATAACTGGTACCCCAAAATACAAGGCTTATCATCTTATTATTAAACAAAGTAACCGCGGACTGATACTCCAAGGTCAATGCGGTATCACTTGAGAAATAATCCGTGTCAATTGTTGCAAAGCTTTTCACCTTCTCATAAATCATAGCATTGACCGCTTTATATTCACTGGCTGTAAAATTTGGGTATTGAATTTTTATGGAGCTGTTTTCATTGGGTGCTTCTGTATATTCCATCAGCTCATAGTCTTTGGAAGGACTTTCTTCTTTTATTTCCTTATCAGTTCCTTCTGAGTCTTTGGTTGGCTCTATGGTGCTCTCTGGTGCCTGAGTGGATGAATCCACGGAAGTTGGGGAAGGGCTTTGTGTATTTGACGCTTCCTTGTTTTTAGCGCAGGCATTAAAAGTGAGCAGCAGGACGAGCATGAGCAGTCCGGCAATCGCTTTTGTTGATAAATGTACAGGTTTCATGGCTGCCTCCTAAATTTTTCTTTTATTCATTATTATACTCTATTAATTTCCATACTGCAAATATGTGACAAATTTGTAAGAAAGACATTTTTCGTAAAAAATGCAATAATAAAAACAGAAATTTTATTTCCATATGTTTACATATTAGTGTTTTCCATCTCTTTACTACTTGAAAGGTGGAATTCAGTATGATAATTGAGGAAGTTTATAAAATACAACACGGGGATAATACAGCAACATTAAAGCTGATAGAAAAATTCAAGCCAATCTTAAAAAAATATGCTCATAGTCTTTCTTACGAAGATGCCTATGACGACCTTCTTGTGGATTTTATTGAATTACTTTCTACTTTAAAAGCTGATAAGCTACAGAATAAAAATGACGGTTGTTTGGTAGCTTATCTTACCACTTCCATACATAACAGTTATATCAAGAAGCTCATAAGGGTAAAGCAGTCACGAAATTATACCACTTACTCAGAACTCAGTGAGTATGAAATGTATTATATTGACTCCCTGACCGCAACAACGGATATCTATACAAATACAGATTATGACCTGTTAAGAGAGCTTCTAACAAATCAGGAGTTTTATATCATCAAGATGCTTTATTATGACGGTTACACAGTTGCTGAAACTGCCGGTACCATGGGTATAACCCGGCAGGCTGTAAATCAGATGAAGAACAGAGCTTTGAAGAAGCTAAAAAATATATACATGGACAAGCATTAGACCGGGAGGGATAAGTTATGGAGGATATGATTGAACATATAAGATTAATTCTTGCCTTTGTGGGAGGAATACTTGGCTGTATCTTTGGGGGCTTTAACTCGCTTATATATGCACTGACCGCATTTGTAGCCCTTGATTATATTACAGGAGTTTTACTGGCAATACGGGATAAGAAGATTTCCAGTGAAGTAGGGTACCGGGGTATTGTCAGGAAGTTCCTGATATTTTTGATTGTATCCATGGGAAATATTATGGATAATTATGTATTGGGAACAGGAAGTACTCTTAGGACCTTAGTTGTTATGTTCTATCTGGCCAATGAGGGTATTAGTATACTGGAAAATGCGGGACAGTTGGGGTTACCCATACCGAAGAGGTTAAGAGAGGCTATTGAAAAGCTTAATAGTAATAGGGATTAAAAAAGCTATCAATAAAGTTTTTACCTTTCTATTGATAGCATGATTTATGATTTATTGTCCGTTTTCTTCTCTTGGATAATCCTATCCATTCACAATGGTGCCACCATTGATATGAATAGTCTGTCCAGTAATATAGGTTGAAGCATCGGAAGCGAGAAATACATAAGCTTCTGCTACCTCAACCGGCTGTCCTGCCCGTTTTAAGGGTGTATCTTTTCCAAAGGTTCCAACGGTATTTTTATCCAGCGTGGAAACAATCAAGGGTGTCCAGATAGGACCAGGTGCCACTTGATTTACCCTAATCTTACGTTCTGCAAGATTGGTGGATAAAGATCTAGTAAAGGCTGTGATTGCACCTTTTGTTGCGGAATAGTCCAATAAAGTCTCATTTCCTTTATAGGCCGTTATAGAGCTTGTATTTATGATGATGCTATTTTCTTTCAGATGAGGAAGCGCTGCCCTGGTTAAATAAAACATAGCAAAGATATTGGTTTGAAATGTCCTTTGCAGCTGCTCATCGGTAATGTCTTCCAGTCTTTTCTGCTGATGCTGCTCGGCTGCGTTGTTTACCAGAATGTCCAGCCGCTGAAAGGTCTGTATGGTTTTCTCTATGACCTGGTTGCAGAAGTTGCTGTCCCCAATATCCCCCTTAAGCAGCAGCACTTTACTCTGATAGCTTTCTACTGCCTGTCTGGTTGTATTTGCATCATCCTCTGCTATATTATAGACGATGACAACATTGCAGCCTTCCTTGGCATAGGCAACTGCTACCGCTCTGCCGATTCCACTGTCTCCACCGGTTATAATTGCTGTCTTTCCCTTCAGTCTGTCAGCTCCTTTGTAATCCGGATTATCATAAATCGGTTCCGGCTCCATGCTGCTTTCCTTACCAGGAACAGGCTGTTTCTGACCTTTTATTTCCTGAGGGGTATACATATCCTTATCTTTCATGAGACCTATCTCCTAACCATTTTTGATTAGTATTTCCCTAT from Anaerocolumna sp. AGMB13020 encodes the following:
- a CDS encoding ATP-dependent DNA helicase, which codes for MCARRIEPFDYKNKTEFHEKLVEWIGDVLYDILPDHGYEVRDEQIFTAFQIADAFCEKQVHLAEAGLGTGKTIAYLLSAIPYARMSGKPVVIACASAALQEQLVHPEGDYNRLSKLLGIGIDARMAKDPGQYICDVKMEEYTSEQNRMADEIKQWMSQSKLGERSEMPTIPDGIWKKISWDEGMDCGTCLNRGYCKLVKAREHYRAARDLIIVDHETFFKDLWTRTELLAEGKLPILPGYSAVVFDEGHKVLLPASIQAGYQIDKEDMESIVEVFEEIQGARNSLMTATVRMNQTMRQFFLVAKKSVIRVESTERLSINRKEDLLKAALLFRKALDGLLLELQIEQELYFESVPAHLIQAYEGQMERAIRALDSFLKEGEESNIPWLNRKDGSFWIVPRNISEQLNQHLFQKKLPVVFTSATLSNEGDFDYFIRTVGLDGVSKSTIGSPFDLEEQVTVFLDEKADDMDEKTDLPIKKLVHLLEKNKGHSLVLTNTLSQVRKMRKSLEGYSFPFEILWEDLGERGYLVNRFREEANTVLIGANFWEGIDVPGEALTQLIIWQLPFPVLDPLLEAARKEVMEQGLDPVKVIDYPEMGLKLKQGCGRLIRTKSDKGKIVILDRTLNTPWEKYVRGALPAGAKVMEEDL
- a CDS encoding phage tail tip lysozyme; the protein is MATIPAWPVLSTGNSGKNVSALQCLLVFRGYSLTIDGSFGSGTQTAVINYQSSKGLSADGVAGANTLSALVATVQNGSSNYAARAAQYLLSKFESIAVDGVFGSNSTTVTKTFQQKMGISDDGIIGSTTWQYLFGYEVYPSSGSGSLYISNSYLTLSQMAVNAQYILNYLRGKGWTKNAVCGMLGNMQTESTINPGIWQGLNANNTSGGFGLVQWTPATKYISWAQSNNYTVADMDSQLLRILYEVSAGIQYYPTSAYNLTFTQFTKSTESAYYLAGAFLHNYERPANSSQDQVRGNQGTYWFNTLT
- a CDS encoding SDR family oxidoreductase, which gives rise to MKDKDMYTPQEIKGQKQPVPGKESSMEPEPIYDNPDYKGADRLKGKTAIITGGDSGIGRAVAVAYAKEGCNVVIVYNIAEDDANTTRQAVESYQSKVLLLKGDIGDSNFCNQVIEKTIQTFQRLDILVNNAAEQHQQKRLEDITDEQLQRTFQTNIFAMFYLTRAALPHLKENSIIINTSSITAYKGNETLLDYSATKGAITAFTRSLSTNLAERKIRVNQVAPGPIWTPLIVSTLDKNTVGTFGKDTPLKRAGQPVEVAEAYVFLASDASTYITGQTIHINGGTIVNG
- a CDS encoding phage holin family protein translates to MEDMIEHIRLILAFVGGILGCIFGGFNSLIYALTAFVALDYITGVLLAIRDKKISSEVGYRGIVRKFLIFLIVSMGNIMDNYVLGTGSTLRTLVVMFYLANEGISILENAGQLGLPIPKRLREAIEKLNSNRD
- a CDS encoding RNA polymerase sigma factor, translated to MIIEEVYKIQHGDNTATLKLIEKFKPILKKYAHSLSYEDAYDDLLVDFIELLSTLKADKLQNKNDGCLVAYLTTSIHNSYIKKLIRVKQSRNYTTYSELSEYEMYYIDSLTATTDIYTNTDYDLLRELLTNQEFYIIKMLYYDGYTVAETAGTMGITRQAVNQMKNRALKKLKNIYMDKH